The following coding sequences lie in one Silvanigrella aquatica genomic window:
- a CDS encoding MFS transporter → MNRKQTTQSNKPLTRNEIKTFSISALGGALEFYDFVVYVYFATIMSTLFFDNSSPLASLILTYSVFASGYLARILGGLIFSHFGDKNGRKNSFALTVFLMAAPTFVIGLLPTYSQVGILASILLFLCRFAQGLAIGGEIPCSLTFIYEHAHKSRRGFACGLLFSGIIIGIFLGSMAGFLLTKFMSQETLYQWGWRIPFLVGGLLGLIGVYLRKFLKETPVFKQMKKENIKIPVNLVLKEYKFSLLQTASAIWVVAVAVTLYLLYLPNYFKTYYNFKSEDILAINSVAVLLFAFFIIIFGLLCDKFGAKKILNFSLFIFIFSSYPIFLSFSENNFTSIYLCYVIICVATAASTAAAMLLLAESFPTKIRYSGSSLSYNLAFGIFGGFTPLIATTLIQQTGSKSSPAIYMILVSAVALVFSMYKNHTVHD, encoded by the coding sequence ATGAATCGAAAGCAGACAACTCAGAGTAATAAACCTTTAACACGTAATGAAATTAAAACTTTTAGTATTTCTGCCTTAGGGGGTGCCCTCGAATTTTATGATTTCGTGGTCTATGTTTATTTTGCGACCATAATGTCGACACTTTTTTTTGATAATAGTTCACCTCTGGCAAGTTTAATTTTAACCTATTCTGTTTTTGCCAGTGGCTACTTGGCTCGTATATTGGGAGGGCTTATTTTTAGTCATTTTGGTGATAAAAATGGCAGAAAAAATTCTTTTGCACTCACAGTATTTTTAATGGCAGCCCCCACATTTGTTATCGGCTTGCTCCCTACTTATTCTCAGGTAGGAATATTAGCATCTATTTTGCTGTTTCTTTGTCGTTTTGCACAGGGGCTTGCCATAGGGGGAGAAATTCCTTGTTCTCTCACATTTATTTATGAACATGCTCACAAATCGCGAAGAGGTTTTGCTTGCGGTTTATTATTTTCGGGAATTATTATTGGCATATTTTTAGGTTCTATGGCTGGATTTTTATTAACTAAATTTATGTCCCAAGAAACTCTTTATCAATGGGGATGGCGCATTCCCTTTTTGGTGGGTGGTTTGCTCGGACTCATTGGTGTTTATTTACGTAAATTTTTAAAAGAGACACCTGTTTTCAAACAAATGAAAAAGGAAAATATTAAAATTCCTGTGAATCTTGTTTTAAAAGAATATAAATTTTCTTTATTACAAACGGCGTCAGCAATTTGGGTCGTCGCAGTGGCTGTTACTTTATATTTGCTGTATTTGCCAAATTATTTTAAAACATATTATAATTTTAAATCTGAAGATATTCTTGCTATCAATTCTGTTGCTGTTTTATTATTCGCATTTTTCATAATTATATTTGGATTATTATGTGATAAATTTGGTGCTAAAAAAATATTAAATTTCTCACTTTTTATTTTTATATTTTCGTCATATCCTATTTTTTTATCATTCAGTGAAAATAATTTTACATCAATTTATTTGTGTTATGTCATTATTTGTGTTGCTACAGCGGCATCAACGGCGGCAGCTATGCTTTTATTGGCAGAATCATTTCCAACAAAAATTAGATACTCAGGTTCGTCTTTAAGTTACAATCTTGCTTTTGGAATATTTGGAGGATTCACTCCACTGATTGCAACAACTTTAATTCAGCAAACAGGTTCAAAATCTTCACCTGCCATTTATATGATTTTGGTATCTGCTGTTGCATTGGTATTCAGCATGTATAAAAATCACACTGTCCACGATTGA
- a CDS encoding MFS transporter has translation MSSKTPLSREEFKTFTISALGGSLEFYDFVVYVYFATIMSKLFFDTSSQLAGLILTYSVFASGYLARVIGGLVFSHFGDKNGRKNSFALTVFLMAAPTFIIGLLPTYAQAGIISSVLLFICRCAQGLAIGGEIPCSVTFIYEHAHKSRRAFACGILFCGIIFGIFLGSSAGYLTTRFFSEETLMDWGWRVPFLVGGVLGLIGVYLRRYLRETPVFKKMKKENIKLPFAVVIKKHKFTVLQTASAIWVMAVSITLFLLYLPNYFKTYFGYQSKDILEVNSIAVLIYSFLIIAFGKLCDRIGSRKILNASCLSFIIFTYPIFYLFSENNFASIYFCYFIVSISTAAATASGIVLLAESFPAKIRYSGASLSYNLAFGVFGGFTPLIATTLIDQTGSKVSPAFYMILVAVVALIFSVSKDHVSHD, from the coding sequence ATGTCCTCAAAAACACCACTTTCACGTGAAGAATTTAAAACCTTTACTATTTCTGCCTTGGGTGGTTCCTTAGAGTTTTATGATTTTGTGGTTTATGTTTACTTTGCAACAATTATGTCTAAGTTGTTTTTTGATACATCATCGCAATTAGCGGGTCTTATTTTGACTTATTCTGTATTTGCAAGTGGTTATTTAGCACGCGTCATTGGTGGCTTAGTTTTTAGTCACTTTGGTGATAAAAATGGGCGAAAAAATTCATTTGCATTGACTGTATTTTTAATGGCTGCTCCCACATTTATAATTGGTTTATTACCTACTTATGCGCAAGCAGGAATTATATCTTCTGTATTACTTTTTATTTGCCGTTGTGCCCAAGGTCTAGCTATAGGGGGAGAAATTCCTTGCTCAGTGACTTTTATTTATGAACATGCACATAAATCACGTCGTGCTTTTGCTTGTGGAATTTTATTCTGCGGTATTATTTTTGGGATATTTTTGGGTTCTTCAGCTGGGTACCTAACAACAAGGTTTTTTTCAGAAGAGACTTTAATGGATTGGGGCTGGCGAGTTCCTTTTCTAGTTGGTGGTGTTCTTGGCTTAATTGGTGTTTATTTAAGAAGATATTTAAGAGAAACACCTGTTTTTAAGAAGATGAAAAAAGAAAATATCAAATTGCCTTTTGCGGTTGTCATTAAAAAGCATAAATTTACAGTTTTACAAACAGCTTCTGCTATTTGGGTTATGGCGGTTTCTATTACTTTATTCTTACTTTATTTACCAAATTATTTTAAGACATATTTTGGTTATCAATCCAAAGATATTCTTGAAGTGAATTCTATTGCTGTGTTAATTTATTCCTTTTTAATTATCGCTTTTGGAAAATTATGTGATAGAATTGGATCTCGTAAGATATTAAATGCTTCTTGCTTATCTTTTATTATATTTACCTATCCCATATTTTATCTTTTCAGTGAAAATAATTTTGCATCAATTTATTTTTGCTACTTCATTGTCTCTATTTCCACAGCAGCGGCAACGGCTTCAGGTATTGTTTTATTAGCAGAGTCTTTTCCAGCAAAAATTAGATATTCTGGTGCATCATTAAGCTATAATTTAGCTTTTGGTGTATTTGGTGGTTTTACCCCACTCATCGCAACGACTTTAATTGATCAAACGGGTTCTAAAGTATCACCTGCGTTTTATATGATTTTAGTTGCTGTTGTTGCTTTAATTTTTAGTGTTTCAAAAGATCATGTTTCACACGATTAA
- a CDS encoding response regulator transcription factor produces MNKKNIVILEDNEDLRSSLAIEFEDRGYEVIAIECMSKIPKINVDYAIVDLRLKNDNGINCVELIHEYSPKCRIVMLTGYPSLATAVKAIKKGAINYLTKPVNINQLEQALFNEELTENLTQEKKQQEFTPLTPSLARHEREYIEYILEECGGNITNAAKKLGLHRQSLQRKLKKYPPRN; encoded by the coding sequence ATGAATAAAAAAAATATAGTAATTCTTGAAGATAATGAAGACCTCCGATCTTCTTTAGCAATTGAATTTGAAGACAGAGGATATGAAGTCATTGCAATTGAATGCATGTCAAAAATTCCAAAAATAAATGTAGACTATGCCATTGTAGATTTAAGACTTAAAAATGACAACGGCATAAACTGTGTTGAATTGATTCATGAATATTCTCCAAAATGCCGCATCGTCATGCTGACAGGCTACCCCAGCCTTGCAACTGCAGTTAAAGCAATTAAAAAAGGAGCTATTAATTATTTAACAAAACCTGTAAACATAAATCAATTAGAGCAAGCTCTTTTTAACGAAGAATTAACAGAAAATTTAACTCAAGAAAAAAAACAACAAGAGTTTACCCCACTCACACCTAGCCTGGCAAGACATGAAAGAGAATATATTGAATATATATTAGAAGAATGCGGTGGTAATATTACGAATGCAGCAAAAAAACTGGGGCTTCACAGACAAAGTCTGCAAAGAAAATTAAAAAAATATCCACCTCGAAATTAA